Proteins encoded within one genomic window of Candidatus Bathyarchaeota archaeon:
- a CDS encoding Lrp/AsnC ligand binding domain-containing protein codes for MPIKAYMLLNVSSGSEKEVCKKISDFDEVLDASIVYGEFDIIVKVSVEDLDALETLSEKIRTTAGVMMTSTMIVAREYKGRVIRNSLKIENLK; via the coding sequence ATGCCCATTAAAGCCTATATGCTTCTTAACGTTAGCTCAGGTTCAGAGAAGGAAGTCTGCAAGAAGATATCTGACTTCGATGAGGTTCTTGATGCAAGCATAGTCTACGGAGAGTTCGATATAATAGTCAAGGTAAGCGTCGAGGACCTTGACGCCCTAGAGACATTATCCGAGAAGATAAGGACGACAGCAGGGGTAATGATGACCTCAACGATGATCGTGGCAAGAGAGTACAAGGGAAGAGTAATAAGGAACTCTCTAAAGATCGAAAACCTAAAGTAG
- a CDS encoding deoxyhypusine synthase → MKGDVSEKSDEIRDYRIHEGITVRELVTQMRDAWGFTAEKVSSAVSIIEDMITDRECVKFLSFPGSIVASGTRGIIREMIVRRMVDVIVTTCGTLDHDLARSWKKYLRGSFEMDDVDLHRRGVNRLGNILVPNECYGLIIETKMKEFLSQIWDEGIREISTKELAWEMGKRICGKDSILYWAYRNRIPVYVPGIVDGAVGYQIWEFSQDHNLTLNLLRDESELSNLIFESKRTGAIIIGGGISKHHVIWWNQFKDGLDYAVHVTTAVEWDGSLSGARLREAISWGKVKETAKHVTVEGDATVLLPLIVAAVIS, encoded by the coding sequence ATGAAGGGTGATGTAAGCGAAAAGTCTGATGAGATTAGGGATTATAGAATACATGAAGGGATCACAGTTCGTGAGCTTGTGACGCAAATGAGGGATGCCTGGGGCTTCACTGCAGAGAAGGTTTCATCAGCCGTAAGCATTATTGAAGATATGATAACAGATCGCGAATGTGTCAAGTTTCTTTCTTTTCCAGGATCCATAGTGGCTTCAGGAACTAGGGGGATCATAAGAGAGATGATTGTGAGGAGAATGGTTGATGTTATAGTAACTACATGCGGGACGCTTGATCACGATCTTGCGAGGAGCTGGAAAAAATATCTTAGAGGTTCATTTGAGATGGACGACGTGGACCTGCATAGGAGAGGTGTAAATCGGTTGGGGAACATTCTCGTACCTAACGAATGTTACGGCTTAATTATTGAGACTAAGATGAAGGAGTTCCTATCTCAGATTTGGGATGAAGGGATCAGGGAGATTTCTACGAAGGAGCTTGCTTGGGAGATGGGTAAGAGAATATGCGGTAAAGATTCGATCCTTTATTGGGCTTACAGAAACAGGATTCCCGTTTACGTCCCTGGAATAGTCGACGGCGCTGTAGGCTATCAGATATGGGAGTTTTCGCAGGATCATAATTTAACATTGAACTTACTTAGGGATGAGAGTGAGCTCAGCAACCTAATATTCGAGTCTAAGAGAACTGGTGCAATAATAATTGGCGGGGGGATATCGAAGCATCATGTCATTTGGTGGAATCAGTTCAAGGATGGTTTGGATTACGCGGTCCATGTTACAACGGCTGTTGAGTGGGATGGAAGCCTGTCTGGAGCTAGGCTGCGAGAGGCGATCTCATGGGGGAAGGTTAAAGAGACTGCTAAGCATGTCACAGTTGAGGGGGATGCTACTGTTCTACTGCCCCTGATCGTCGCCGCCGTGATCTCCTGA
- a CDS encoding radical SAM protein, whose protein sequence is MEKLVSESSNQLISEACIVGWRNFGRKIVFYVPSFSAYKSNYYQVPSFSFPSISVTGRSCALNCKHCGGRLLRTMIPVRTPNDLLSLCVEIKRKGAIGCLISGGCLPDGSVPLSKFIDVIAKVKQELGLTVVVHSGLIDFETASRLKDAGVDAVSVDIIGSDDTISSIYNLNVSSKRYEETLEALSRSGVPFTPHVLVGLHLGSIKGEFEALKMIAKHKPSALIIIVFFPIKGTLMENVRPPPPEEVVNILSHARVIMPNVPIALGCARPKGAHRIRTDVLAVEAGVNAIAYPSPEAVEKARDLGLEVKFSPTCCSQVFKEFQYC, encoded by the coding sequence GTGGAAAAATTGGTCTCCGAGTCGTCTAATCAGTTAATTTCCGAAGCATGCATTGTAGGCTGGAGGAATTTTGGTAGGAAGATAGTCTTCTATGTTCCGAGCTTTTCTGCCTATAAAAGCAACTACTATCAGGTCCCATCCTTCTCATTTCCATCTATATCTGTGACTGGCAGGTCTTGCGCCTTAAATTGTAAGCATTGCGGTGGAAGACTTCTGAGAACCATGATCCCGGTTCGTACACCTAATGATCTCCTCAGCCTATGCGTAGAAATCAAGAGGAAGGGTGCAATCGGATGCTTGATTAGTGGGGGATGCCTCCCTGACGGTTCGGTGCCGCTAAGCAAGTTCATCGATGTTATTGCAAAGGTTAAGCAGGAGCTTGGGCTCACGGTTGTTGTTCATAGTGGGCTAATCGATTTTGAGACCGCTTCAAGGCTTAAAGATGCCGGGGTCGATGCCGTCTCCGTCGATATAATAGGCTCGGATGACACCATATCAAGCATTTACAATCTTAATGTCTCGTCAAAGCGTTATGAGGAGACGCTTGAGGCGTTGAGCAGATCAGGTGTCCCCTTCACACCGCATGTTCTTGTAGGGCTACATTTAGGATCTATTAAAGGAGAGTTTGAAGCTTTAAAAATGATTGCGAAGCATAAGCCTTCTGCGCTCATAATCATAGTCTTCTTTCCCATTAAGGGGACGTTGATGGAGAATGTTAGACCTCCTCCTCCGGAAGAAGTGGTCAATATTCTTTCTCATGCTAGGGTGATTATGCCTAATGTTCCCATCGCCCTAGGCTGCGCGAGACCAAAAGGGGCTCACCGCATCCGGACAGATGTCCTAGCGGTTGAGGCTGGTGTCAACGCTATCGCCTACCCTTCTCCTGAAGCGGTCGAGAAGGCGAGAGATTTGGGTTTAGAGGTTAAATTCTCCCCGACTTGCTGCTCACAGGTTTTCAAGGAGTTCCAATATTGCTAG
- a CDS encoding SMC family ATPase: MKILSLGLENIRSHTKSLIHFGSGFNCLVGGVGAGKSTVLYAIDFVFFGDPIGRSYEYLLREGADVGRVAVKFTKDGKEYVVQRVLRRHNDRIAQDLEQLKLFEGDRLIAEMKSDAVVEQLQAILGFDKEIFREIMWVQQERLKEVLDLAPRERQRRLDQLFGLQDYEDSWAKMGPIIRWFESEKSTLERDPDILRIGEMRNQYEESVIEVAAKESEIDEMKSRLAEAERRFREVSTRWEQLDNLRQSNEKILREETETRARITGIRESIKRLSDEVEGRWRVVENLESQLKSLEDQENLYRKTLQGSGIQQDASLEKLQEYLETLQNQISRCLGEEESIKTEIKRLNQRISNLTRESECPLCLQPLSAEYKNRLLNQLNLEICENEVRMKSIVEDIARLDSIRTTVKSTIEGLKRTRMELDYTRRQIESEKTRIKEMKAMILEKENEEQNLLRHLESLRSNIREVDAKDLEKASRERAQAYEQLLDLQHKLSSLEFQKREILKRLETLKERLDAAEKKISRVERIGKIIDLAQEIRAAYRSIQPKLRGEFVAYLERFTQQILDDLIGFERTPLEIKIDENYTPIVWGQEGYERSAMNLSGGERTLLAFAYRIAIGQLVMQWKAGQGLPLLLLDEPTESLGREDGSVDRLAESLSRLRTVEQIIAVTHSEAFADNAEHVIRIEKQYGGSVVSVVR; this comes from the coding sequence ATGAAGATATTGAGCCTAGGACTAGAAAATATCCGTTCGCATACGAAGAGCCTAATCCACTTCGGCAGCGGCTTCAACTGTCTAGTAGGTGGTGTAGGAGCTGGAAAATCCACAGTGTTATACGCCATTGATTTCGTCTTCTTCGGCGACCCTATCGGCAGAAGCTATGAGTATCTGCTTAGAGAGGGGGCTGATGTAGGGAGGGTCGCCGTCAAGTTCACGAAAGATGGAAAGGAGTATGTGGTCCAAAGGGTTTTAAGGAGACACAATGACCGAATAGCACAGGATTTAGAACAGCTAAAGCTCTTCGAAGGCGACCGTCTGATCGCTGAGATGAAGAGCGACGCGGTTGTGGAGCAACTGCAGGCAATTCTAGGGTTCGATAAGGAAATCTTTAGAGAGATAATGTGGGTGCAACAGGAACGTCTAAAAGAGGTTTTAGACCTAGCGCCGAGAGAGCGGCAGCGGAGACTCGATCAGCTCTTTGGCCTCCAAGATTATGAGGATTCTTGGGCTAAGATGGGGCCCATAATCCGATGGTTTGAAAGCGAAAAGAGCACTCTTGAAAGGGATCCTGACATACTCAGGATTGGAGAAATGAGAAACCAGTATGAGGAATCCGTGATAGAGGTGGCGGCGAAAGAATCTGAGATAGATGAGATGAAGTCAAGGCTAGCCGAGGCTGAAAGAAGATTTCGAGAAGTCTCGACCCGTTGGGAGCAGCTTGATAATCTAAGGCAAAGCAATGAGAAGATCCTTAGAGAGGAGACGGAAACACGTGCTAGGATTACAGGAATTCGCGAATCTATCAAGAGACTTTCAGATGAAGTTGAGGGCAGATGGAGAGTTGTGGAGAATCTGGAGTCGCAGTTAAAAAGTCTTGAAGACCAGGAGAACCTGTACAGGAAAACTCTTCAGGGTTCAGGCATACAGCAAGATGCATCTCTGGAAAAGCTGCAAGAATACCTAGAAACATTACAAAATCAAATATCAAGATGCCTTGGCGAAGAAGAATCGATAAAGACCGAGATCAAACGTCTAAATCAGCGTATATCTAACCTTACTAGGGAGAGCGAGTGTCCACTCTGCCTTCAGCCACTATCCGCCGAGTACAAGAATAGGCTCCTGAACCAGCTTAATCTGGAAATATGCGAAAATGAGGTGCGGATGAAAAGCATTGTCGAGGACATAGCGAGGCTTGACTCAATCCGCACCACGGTTAAGTCGACCATTGAAGGTTTAAAAAGGACACGAATGGAATTGGATTATACGCGTAGGCAAATTGAGTCTGAGAAGACACGTATTAAGGAAATGAAAGCGATGATTCTCGAGAAGGAAAATGAGGAGCAGAATTTACTACGTCATCTTGAATCTCTTCGGTCTAATATTAGAGAAGTTGACGCAAAAGACCTTGAGAAGGCAAGCAGGGAGCGCGCACAAGCCTACGAGCAACTCTTAGATCTGCAGCACAAATTAAGTAGCCTAGAGTTCCAGAAGAGAGAGATCTTGAAGAGGCTTGAAACGTTAAAGGAAAGGTTAGACGCTGCAGAGAAGAAGATAAGCCGGGTTGAAAGGATAGGGAAGATAATTGATCTGGCCCAAGAGATAAGGGCTGCCTACAGGAGCATACAGCCTAAACTTAGAGGAGAGTTTGTAGCATATCTTGAAAGGTTTACTCAACAGATTTTAGATGACCTCATAGGTTTCGAAAGGACGCCCTTAGAAATTAAGATCGACGAAAATTACACACCGATAGTTTGGGGGCAGGAAGGATATGAAAGGAGTGCAATGAACCTTTCCGGCGGTGAGAGAACGCTCCTCGCATTCGCCTATCGCATAGCCATAGGACAGCTTGTAATGCAGTGGAAAGCGGGGCAGGGGCTCCCCCTGCTACTTCTTGACGAACCGACGGAAAGCTTGGGCAGAGAAGACGGATCTGTTGATCGTTTGGCAGAATCTTTATCCCGTCTTAGAACGGTTGAACAAATAATAGCAGTAACACATAGTGAAGCCTTCGCTGATAACGCGGAACATGTAATCAGGATTGAGAAGCAATATGGTGGAAGCGTAGTCTCGGTGGTAAGATAG
- a CDS encoding radical SAM protein: protein MRGAPVTIIDKYHEYYAGISMLGKVRVSLGSAVVLGLSKARLDSPPTTIYLLTYRSGKCLASCAFCPQSRISRGRRDMLSRIIWPVFKVADVISRIPTAYDSGAIKRVCIQAINYPGVLDHIEYLVDHIHSLSDVPISVSCQPITKEWMARLADKGVERVSIPLDAANKAIFEKVKGDLIGGPYRWDEHMKSLKDAVDVFGWGMATTHLIIGLGETEEDIVRIMQECVDIGVYPSLFAFTPIPGTKMERHHQPTLLSYRKAQVAQYLVTRGLSRYEEMRFAEKCLIDFGVSREKLKNIISSGEPFKTSGCPGCNRPYYNEKPSGPIYNFPRDLTEQEIAEIQALFRGFT from the coding sequence TTGCGGGGTGCCCCAGTAACCATTATAGACAAGTATCATGAATACTATGCTGGAATCAGTATGCTCGGAAAAGTCAGAGTCTCACTTGGCTCCGCAGTGGTTCTAGGGCTCTCTAAAGCCAGATTAGATTCTCCGCCAACTACGATTTATCTCTTAACCTACAGAAGTGGAAAGTGCTTAGCCAGCTGCGCCTTCTGTCCCCAATCGAGGATTAGCCGGGGAAGAAGAGATATGCTTTCAAGAATCATCTGGCCTGTATTTAAGGTTGCCGATGTTATCTCAAGAATCCCAACAGCATACGATTCGGGAGCAATTAAACGAGTATGCATACAAGCAATAAACTATCCTGGCGTACTTGATCACATAGAATACCTTGTGGATCATATACATTCATTGTCTGATGTCCCAATCTCTGTCTCATGCCAACCTATTACTAAAGAATGGATGGCTAGGCTTGCCGATAAGGGGGTGGAGAGAGTAAGCATACCTTTAGACGCAGCAAACAAAGCAATATTCGAGAAAGTTAAGGGAGACCTAATTGGTGGTCCCTACAGATGGGATGAACATATGAAATCATTAAAGGATGCTGTAGACGTCTTCGGATGGGGCATGGCAACCACACACCTTATAATAGGCCTCGGGGAGACCGAGGAGGATATCGTTCGGATAATGCAAGAGTGTGTAGATATAGGTGTCTACCCAAGCCTATTCGCGTTCACACCCATACCGGGCACGAAAATGGAGAGACATCACCAGCCGACCCTTTTAAGCTATAGGAAAGCGCAGGTAGCTCAATACCTGGTAACTAGGGGGCTATCCCGATACGAGGAAATGAGATTCGCCGAAAAATGCCTAATAGATTTCGGGGTCTCCCGTGAAAAGCTTAAAAACATCATATCATCGGGAGAACCATTCAAAACGTCCGGTTGCCCGGGATGCAACAGACCCTACTATAATGAAAAACCCAGCGGACCGATCTACAACTTTCCAAGGGATCTTACTGAGCAGGAAATCGCCGAAATACAGGCGCTGTTTAGGGGTTTTACATAA
- a CDS encoding DUF72 domain-containing protein: MIRVGCCGFPTSRDTYIKNFNMVELNSTFYKYPNDKTVKKWRSEVPAEFEFTVKAHQDITHKFRFDLEASIEPFERMKKICKGLESAILVFQTPASFKPEFLEQATRFFGAVNREELILAWETRGPSWESREASESLKASLEVLEVAHVTDPFKVMPVYVGRTAYFRLHGLGKDLYYYQYTDRELIRLHDLIKPFSIKCKQVYVLFNNLSMFEDAKRFQSLLREGKVPPLSKKKGLEAAKEILVRASFPTTKGTLMRKVGWRVIETEDNIQVRLAEIMEKISPRTYKSADDLISELEKKL; the protein is encoded by the coding sequence TTGATAAGGGTTGGATGCTGCGGCTTCCCAACCTCAAGAGACACATACATAAAAAACTTCAACATGGTTGAGTTGAACAGCACTTTCTATAAGTACCCAAACGATAAAACAGTGAAAAAGTGGAGGTCAGAGGTCCCAGCGGAGTTTGAATTCACAGTTAAGGCACATCAGGATATAACACATAAATTCAGATTCGATCTAGAAGCCTCAATAGAGCCGTTCGAAAGGATGAAGAAGATCTGCAAAGGTCTGGAATCTGCAATCCTAGTCTTTCAAACACCGGCATCCTTCAAGCCTGAGTTTCTTGAGCAGGCAACAAGATTTTTTGGCGCAGTTAATCGTGAGGAATTGATTCTGGCATGGGAAACCCGCGGCCCATCATGGGAGAGCAGAGAAGCATCCGAGAGTCTGAAAGCATCTCTTGAAGTATTGGAAGTTGCACATGTGACTGACCCCTTTAAGGTCATGCCTGTCTATGTTGGCCGCACAGCGTACTTCAGGCTCCATGGTCTGGGAAAAGATCTTTATTATTACCAATATACCGACAGAGAATTGATAAGATTGCATGATCTCATAAAACCCTTCTCAATAAAGTGTAAGCAGGTTTACGTCCTGTTCAACAACTTGTCCATGTTCGAGGATGCAAAAAGGTTCCAATCCTTATTAAGAGAGGGGAAGGTTCCCCCTCTCAGCAAAAAGAAGGGTTTGGAAGCAGCAAAAGAAATTCTTGTTAGAGCATCTTTCCCAACCACGAAAGGTACACTAATGAGGAAGGTTGGGTGGAGGGTCATCGAGACCGAGGATAATATTCAAGTGAGACTGGCTGAAATTATGGAAAAAATATCTCCGCGAACTTATAAAAGTGCAGATGACCTAATCAGCGAATTGGAGAAGAAACTTTAA
- a CDS encoding DNA repair exonuclease: protein MKPFSFAHVADIHLGYEQYNLAARREDFDRAFQEVIEKIIELKPNFVIVAGDLFHHARPSNATLEVAIKNFRLLMEAGIQTLAVEGSHDAAPNLITGTILNPLDSAGLIYYLPRHEYASWETEDVYVYGVPNYRTRERTEKGLQEFYGQKKPNPREDKFNIFAFHMALDIPEILGGRPRSIAEASPNIIPEGFDYYAGGHLHTPWQFPFKGALLVYSGSTETVTYEEAEVKKGFYHVKVSGKNDFEIERIPLETPRRFKVLEKDYTGLTPQQIVEKVVELIREIDEDGAVIVPVIKGTLAAETTKRELDLTRIRNAAEKALIVHPVVAVGERGLPEETIRSIFEGEMRDLKNKAIAYFTEYFAQRRGAQEAERYAHIAVDLIQHLLKGDEEAVRRILEEAAE from the coding sequence TTGAAACCATTCAGTTTTGCACATGTTGCTGACATTCACTTAGGATACGAGCAATATAATCTTGCAGCCAGGCGCGAAGACTTTGACCGTGCATTCCAGGAAGTGATAGAAAAAATTATTGAATTAAAGCCCAACTTCGTAATAGTTGCAGGCGACCTATTCCATCACGCCAGACCGTCAAATGCAACACTGGAGGTAGCCATAAAGAACTTTAGGCTACTTATGGAGGCTGGGATCCAAACCCTAGCCGTAGAGGGCTCACATGACGCTGCACCGAACCTTATAACTGGCACAATCCTGAACCCATTGGATTCAGCCGGACTAATATATTATCTGCCGAGGCATGAATATGCAAGCTGGGAGACGGAAGACGTCTACGTCTATGGGGTTCCTAACTATAGGACTAGAGAGCGCACTGAAAAGGGTCTACAAGAATTTTATGGACAGAAAAAGCCGAACCCTAGAGAGGACAAGTTCAATATTTTCGCGTTCCACATGGCTCTAGACATTCCGGAAATATTAGGGGGTCGACCACGATCGATCGCTGAAGCTTCACCCAACATCATTCCCGAAGGCTTCGATTACTATGCCGGCGGCCACCTCCACACGCCATGGCAGTTCCCATTCAAAGGTGCACTCCTAGTATACAGTGGATCAACCGAAACTGTCACTTATGAGGAGGCCGAGGTCAAGAAGGGGTTCTATCATGTGAAGGTATCAGGAAAAAATGATTTTGAGATCGAGCGGATACCACTTGAAACACCTCGAAGGTTCAAGGTTCTAGAGAAAGATTATACAGGCCTGACGCCGCAGCAGATAGTCGAGAAAGTAGTCGAGCTTATCAGGGAGATCGATGAGGACGGCGCGGTTATAGTTCCAGTGATTAAGGGGACACTTGCCGCTGAGACCACGAAAAGAGAGCTGGATCTCACAAGGATTAGGAATGCAGCTGAGAAGGCGTTAATAGTTCATCCAGTTGTAGCAGTTGGGGAGAGAGGACTTCCAGAGGAGACAATAAGATCAATCTTTGAAGGCGAGATGCGGGATCTCAAGAACAAGGCTATAGCATACTTTACGGAGTACTTCGCGCAGCGCCGCGGGGCTCAAGAAGCGGAAAGGTATGCTCACATAGCCGTGGACTTGATCCAGCACCTACTAAAAGGGGATGAAGAGGCTGTGAGAAGAATACTTGAGGAGGCAGCTGAATGA